Within the Nicotiana tabacum cultivar K326 chromosome 11, ASM71507v2, whole genome shotgun sequence genome, the region CCATCAGTTACTTCTTTACAATTTTCAatggttggattttgataaaaGTACTCAGGATTTAAATAATGCCTGACTGCATGTAATGGATGATGCAACTGGCATGACCATCTTTCATTAATGATTTTAAAGATATCTTTATACTTCGCAGAAttcccatcaaatgctttcacaatAGCCTCCTTAGCTCTATCCATAGCTTCATAAATGTATCTCATGGCAGGGTTTTTTTCATTGTCAGCTAATCGCAACACTTTAACCAGAGGCCCCATTATCTTCAAAATGTAAACAACCTGGTTCCAGAATGTAGTCATCAAGACAAAATGAGCTACACTTTTTCCCTTTGAAGTCTTCGACCAACTACTGTTCACCCAACGTTCAGATGTAAACATTGCCCGCAAATTAGTTTTTTGACAATGCAACCGTTGCAAAGTCAGGAAACTTGTTGCAAATCGAGTAATCCGATATTTCACCAACTCTTTATTTTTTGTGAAATCTCTCATCATATTTATGACTCCTGTGTGCCCATAAATGAAACTGACAAGGGCAATTGCTCTTTGAATGGTCTTCTTGATGTTTGGAATCTTCCCTATGTCTTCTAACATAAGATCTATACAATGGGCTGCACAAGGTGTCCAATATAtgtgctttctttttctctgtaACAGTTGACCTATACCAAAAAGAGTAAATAGATatgttaatatttaaaaattagaggtTTGAATTGATATTAGAAAGTAAAACACATAACtaaaatagtcaaagaattaatTCTTACCGGCTAATGCAAAGTTGCTACCATTATCACTTATAACTTGAATCACGTTTTGCTCTCCAACGCGCTCCACATATCTATCAAGCAATTCATATAATTTTTCTCCGGTCTTAACAAATGAGGATGCATCTATTGACTCCAAAAACACTATACCATATGGAGAATTCACCAAAAAGTTTATTAAAGTTCTTTGTTTTCTATCTTTCCATCCATCAGCCATAATAGAACACCCATACTTTACCCATTCTTCCCTATGCTTGTTTACAATTTCATCGATCAACACTACCTCCTTCCTAAGTAAGGGAACCCTCAATTCGTGGTAGATTGGAGGCTTTAAGTTTGGTCCATAGCTTCCTATAGCCTCGACTGCATCCTTAAAACTTTTTAAGCGAGCAACATTGAATGGGATCCCTGCATCGTAAAAAAAACGAGCAATTTTTTGAATAGTCGTTGCTCTTGCCTCTTTATCACACGAATCTTTGATATTAATCTGCCTAAGTGTTCCTCGCTTTTGTAGAAACACATCCATAGGTCCCTTTCCCTTGGCCAATTTCTTATTAGAGCCACTAGTAACGTTTTCTCCACCTCTTTTCCTACGAATGATATTTGAAACTTCTTCCTCTCCACCAACATCATCATGATAATCGAACTCATCAAATTCAGAAAAGTTGTTAGTACAAACTTCCTTTCGTATTTTTTTTCCTCCATGTAACTTCTCAATTCCTCTCTAACCTCCTATGGGAATTTGGTACACTTCGCTGCGTTTCTAAAATTACCAATCAAATGTTGTTTTACCCGATTAATTCTACCTGTTGTTGTTTTTCCACAAAAATTACATGTGACTCTTGTAGTGTCATTAGGATTCTTCAAATAGTTATATTTCCAACTAGGATCCCTACGATTGCCTTTGGACCAGTCCTCTGCCATTTTTATATgtgaaataaaatttaaataatatgtTATGCATTTTACttgcaaatattacaagttttatattattaaaatatacaACAAGAATATAAATGTTGACAATCAGAATTGCATGTGATAAAAGAATCAGATTTAACAATTTTAATTCCATCAGAAAGTAGTCCAGCTCCGGTACAAATTAGAAAGCTACAAAACATAGTGAAACAATTTGTGTaaattatttaaaagtaaaagagaTCACTTTAGTTCACATGTATTGGCCCTTCTGGGGTCCACCACTATGGCCATGTCTAATTTATCTTTACAGGTGTTTCAATATAGACTCAATACTCATCCCACTGATAACTCCACTATAAAAGTTAAAAGAATTTTATGGTGACAAGTATCTCATACTTCCATTCATTCTCTGCAAAGACAAAACACATGTAAGTATACAAAAACACCTCTAGCATTTATTTAAGCTTTATCagaaagttaaaaaataaaaaactgaaCCAGAAAAAAACAATCAAGGTCAAACCACTTCTTTAATGGAGAAAAAGtcaaaaagcaaaaagagaagaagtagaagaagtaTAAGTATAAGAGAGAACAGAGAAGGAGAAGAAGCATACCTGTTGCGATAAAGGATTATTCCGCTGCAATGCTTCGGCTCTGTTTTAGTTGAGTTTGCCGATTTCTGCTGCTCTTCTTCAACTCCCCTTCTTATACTTCTATtgattccttttttgtttttttgggaactatgatttctttccttatttaatgaTTCAGTAGCTTATTGGTTATTTTACATAAGCATGGCTTAGGGATTGGTGAGAGactttttataatttaaaaaaggGTATCTAAAGGGGCCCTTTGGCACGTGAGCCTCGCTTGAGGCAGTGCGAAACGCTGAATAGTCTATGCGCCTCACtttagagcttttttgcgctttaAGCGCGCTTTTAGTTTCACtggtgataactacatcggaagcctcagcctcagcctcaggcttggctggaagagcataatatcggggttgggccccaccaccctggactacatctctaggatggcctgcagctggctagcctccacctctagcggtttGAGCTCCACTgctaacacctctacctccacctctagcacctctaccccacccctagctggcggagcaggcggtggaacacctggtgcctgaaccatagcgcGGAAACCCTGCTactgcgactgagtacccaccaatctcggacaagcccttcggatatgaccatactcaccacactcaaagcatccacctgagtgcTGCAGCTAAGGAAACTGAGATTGACCCTGgcaacctgaatgaccaccctgaaaactctggagcggcggtgcactgataggagctggtggtgcattgtagggCTGCTAATccgaatactgcatatgagaaccacgaccatcTGAAACgtcgtgagaaacctgaagtgccgaCTGAAAagtcctaggaggatggcctctaccatacgaatccctccctccagacgaggcaccattgAATCTGCCCGAATGACgatgcctcttgtcagacccctgaccacctccctacgacagtaccatctccactctcctagccacattggccgcctcctggaaagaaatctcactccctgtctccttagccatctgaaggctaatcggctgaataagtccctcaatgaacctcctcattctctctctctcttggtgggaagtatgataagaacGTGAcaggccaagtcgatgaatctggtctcatactgagtaacggtcatagaactctgctggagacgctcaaactgcctccgataggcatctctctgagtgatagggagaaacttttccagaaatagctgagtaaactgctccaaAGTCAAAGCTAGCGATCCGGccggtctagccaaacaataggctctccaccaagtcttggcggatccagataatcaaaaagtagcaaaatcgaccctattggtctccactatccccatgttcctgagaacctcatgacaactatctagataatcctagggatcctcaaaAGATGCGCCGCTCaaggtagtagtgaagagcttggtgaacctgtccaatctccacaaagcatcgacagacatagctgctcAATCACCGGTTTAAGCTACCACACatggctgaactgctccaactggctgagctgctggaatctggaactggggagccatctgctccagagtgtgagtaacagcagtctgggctcctcctccagcctgagagacggctggtgctacaggaagcaagcctgcccgggtgacactctccatgaggcccactagatggaccagagcatcctaaagtacgggggtagcaataaacccctctgggacctgagctgggcccaccagaactgtctgggctggaacctcatcatcaaagtcaacctgaggctccgccgctggtgctgctcctctaggctgagctctgcccctacctcggcttctagcacggcctcggcctcgccctctacccctcgtgggagctgctgccgGGGGCTCAGGTtgctgatcggtggatgaggaagcaagtgttctcgccatctgcgaaagaatagagaagaaattcaattagcattgagaaaccaaaccgcacgacaggaaagaacaaatgtgaagtttttcctaactctttatttactgtttttattcttttttattattttttttatattattactaaagaaaaattaaattgtgtaccaattaaatgtagtGTCACGAtctggattttccaccctcgggagtcgtgatggagcctactcatgaaagctaggcaagccgcgtaTTATAGAATCACTAAATCTTTTATTtagccctttttaacaatttaaattaacatgcgatcaacagtgaaatattaacgataaataaatgcatgcggaagacttaatctgataacttagccaaaaccagtacgacaataccaacatacatctctacccagaatccggtgtcacaatatcatggACCAACTACGAATACTACATACAGATGTCTGGAAAGAAAGGTACAATCTGTCTTTTAAGTAAATGAAAATAGAAtacatataaagatagaagagaatgccgggcctgcggacgcctgcaggactacttcgggatctctaactggactgaaggcagccacccaaagctacggtccaaaagctgccgctCCAGGATCTGTATATAGTGCAAAGTGTAGGatcagcataaccgaccccatgtgctggtaagtgtttggcctaacctcggcaaagtagtgacgaggctaggaccagactatcaaataaactagtgcagttatataatatgcagcggaaaataaaacaggaataaacaagtaaagatgggagggggtacatgctgtgGGGGAATATCAATATCAACAGTAAATGAAGAGAAAGGCATAAGGGCAATTTAGAATTtacatcaaaacaataaggaactcgtaaccaaTCCATAAACACTTTGTATTATCAATAgttgcggtgtgcaactcgatcccaaaacataataacactgttgcggcgtgcaacccgatccatatcatttatcactgttgcagcgtgcaacccgatccaattatattattgttgcggcatgcaacccgacccaattatatcattgttgcggcgtgcaacccgatccaagcataatattattgcggtgtgcaacccgatccaaatataatattgttgcggcgcgcaatccgatccacatatacagttcaacaccaatcacaacaaGAGTCCCGGTAAAGGATCAATAAAGAGACAACgctatctcggcaagggaatcgacagtataagtaaatacgtcccggcaagggaaaatcagctataaccaaacttgttccaacatctaactacctcaactagcaccaacactcaatcataagtaatttccacgagaataatcataatccttgatcAACACatagaatcaacaacttaggcattcgtagtatttATTCAGAACACAacatttcaatttaagactcacggtcatgcttgccaccaacgtataaatactcgtcgccatgcctatacgtcgtactcaacaagtaacatgtagcaaataggacacaactcctaatccctcaagctaaggttagaccaaacacttacttcaaacttccacggccaactcaagcctaaaACACCGCTTTCCCTTTTGAATTTGgatccaaatcaattgtatctagacataatcgacttaataacatcaataaatgctacacaattcaattccaatgcttaattatagatttttcatcattcttcccaaaaagtcaaaaatcgaccccgggcccgcttggtcaaaacacgaggttcggaccaaaacccgatcacccattcacccacaagcTTGAATATGttattagtttcgaaatccgaccccaaaacgaggtctaaaatccaattatacaaaaagccctaattctacccaaatccctaattttctacccttaagaacatgatttaggcctagaaatctaatgagtgttaatgaaaattgaagaaaatgagtctaagattacatacctatgaatttgtggtgaagttttctttcaaaaatcgcccaatttggagtttggaagaagaagttatgaaattttggattAATCCCGAGTGTGTTGCTTACTGTTTAAAAATCGctgggcaggccttcatcgcgttcgcgatgggtctgCCGCGTTCGAGTTGGgtctgccgcgttcgcgaagagtaacctTCCTTTGGCTTACGCGATCACGAGTcttcttacgcgttcgcgaagggttggcccccctgaccttcgcgttcgcgggcctGTGCACGCGTTCACGTAGAGGAACGATTACTTCCTAGACCAGCCCCCCATTTACGCTACGCGTTCGCGGGAcatgggtcgcgttcgcgtagagcaacccccccagtgctccgcgttcgcgatccTTACCTCGCGTTCGCATTGAACAAAATTCAACCCTGCCCATTttccctttcgcgatcgcgtgaagggcTTCGTGATTGCGAAGTACAGAAGGCCTGCGCATTAAAACAACAGtttctgcaatttttcacaagttcaaaaccttccgaaacccatccgaaactcacccgagccctcggggctccaaaccaaacatgcatactaactcaaaaacatcatatgaacttattcgtgcgatcaaattgccaaaataacctcttaacCAACAAATTTAGCATGGAAATCTAAGAAAaacctcaaaactttcaaagtatcaattttcacaactacgggtccgaatcacctcaaacgacttccgtttcttttcaaattttacaGACTcgtcttaaatcacatataagacctgtaccgggctccggaaccaaaatacgggcccgataccatcaattttaaactcatttcatttccaaaactcataaataatttcagaaaataattttctttaaaaattcatttctcgggcttgggacctcggaattcgattccgggcatacgtccaagtcccatattttcctacggaccctccgggggCGTCAAATCATGGATCCgcgtccgtttacccaaaatgttgaccgaagtcaacttaaatccattttaaagtcaaaattcttcatttttcacagattttcacaaaatggctttccggctacgcgcccggactgcgcacgcaaatcgaggtgatgccgaaggaggtttttaaggcctcggaacgcataattcattttaaaacaagtgatgacccaaacaATTTGTTTCTCTCTTATAATTTGCAATACCAAATTTTCCGTGCAACTTAAGCATATATGCGGATTCTTGTAAGTTGCAATCATGAAGTGTTAAAATTTATTACATTAATTATGAGCGTGCAAACTCAATCTCTGAGCACCTAAGTCTCCAGGCGCCGACTAAAAGATAAAGAAGAACATACATTAATTTTGACTCTCGCTATTGGCAATTATCTTTCACCAATACTTAATTCTCCGCTTAAATAGACACACCGAGTTAATTTTTGAGCGAAAATTcatgtgaaaaagaaaaataaattacctCAAGAAAGACCAATATTCTTTGCGGTTGTGGTTGATACAGCCTATTATTAAACGCTGCAATGAAGGCAAAGAATAAATAGAACATCAACATTATTTCGCaatctaaaatatcaaattaatattACAAAATAAATATATGCGGTTGAAATCACAAGTATAATTTAATAAATTCACCATATTAAAGTCCAATATCTCCTAAATTGTTCCGATCCGCAGCAGAACATACTTAAGGATATTGTTTAATTTGGTGGCTCATGTTCATATGTATCAAAGATGAAGCAATCGGTTGCTGCTCAAATTGAGACTCATTCAAATTTTGCTTTGTGAACACTGATTCCTCAATCACATTCTGTTAAGAATTAAAGTTGTGCAATATATTGGCAAACTTTATTCTCCTTTATAGATAATGAAGTTAATCTTTGAAAGAGGAGTTCGATCATgtgataaagaaaaataaattacctCAAGAAAGATTGCTATTATTTGACTCCAACAATAGTTGATAAAGACTATTATTAAATGGTGTAATTAAGGGACGAAATCAAAGCATTAATAGAAGAATATTAGTAATGTAAAACGCTCCACAAAATTAAATTTGCAAAATAAATACCTACGGCTGAAGATTAAAACACAAGCATGATTCAGATAATCAAACATCATCAGTATGCACTAAATCGTCTTATCCATCCCTTGATAATGACACTTAACAGGAGAATAATATTATATTACTTGGCACATacctttttttttggaaataGGGATAGATTCATTCATAAAAGGTTAGGGGGGCATTACATCGCTGTTAGTAATAGCAGGGATAATACTAAGGTTCTCAGGTACTGCTAATATATTACATATAGAGCTTGATACTAGTCTAGTAGTTAAAACTTCATTTTTTTCATCTTGGATTGCCTTCTTTGGTGCGTCCGGAGGTGAGTGCAAAATAGTAGTTGTAGAACTTAGGTGATGCTTGGAACCCCATTTACACAACAAGTGTGCTACCTTGTTGTCTTCGCGGAAACTATGCCGGATCACTGGATTCCCCAATTTCTTCAACAAGTACCTGCATTCTAAGATAGTGTTAGTATAGGCGGGGGATATATTGTGTTGAAGCAGTTTAATTATATCCGTTGAATCAGTGTCAATCTCCAGTGGTGCTAGTCGTTTTTCATATGCCAAATTCAAATCTGCCTGGAGTGCTTGCAATTCTGCATGTGTGGAGTTATGGGCTTTGATCCTATTGAAGAAGCCTATAATCCAGTCTTTTACACCCCCAATGCCTCCCGTGTTATGTTTATCCATGGAGGCATCAATATTTAGTTTGTACTTGTGAGATGGTGGTGGGTACCACTTGATGTGTACCGGAGTTTTGTGTGTTGTGCATTTATAGTTGGATGCTAATAACTTAAATTCAATGGCTCGTGTATTAACCATGTGATAGTTTATGGTATTTGAAGAATTATGAAAGCAGTTATTGTTTCTATTTAGCCAGAGGTGCCATATTGCAAAAGGAAATACATCCTCCCAGGTTATGAAGCTATGGTTAACCGGTATTTGGAGGTTTTTAATAGCTAAAAGCCAGTATTTGTTGCGAG harbors:
- the LOC142165808 gene encoding uncharacterized protein LOC142165808, with amino-acid sequence MAEDWSKGNRRDPSWKYNYLKNPNDTTRVTCNFCGKTTTGRINREVCTNNFSEFDEFDYHDDVGGEEEVSNIIRRKRGGENVTSGSNKKLAKGKGPMDVFLQKRGTLRQINIKDSCDKEARATTIQKIARFFYDAGIPFNVARLKSFKDAVEAIGSYGPNLKPPIYHELRVPLLRKEVVLIDEIVNKHREEWVKYGCSIMADGWKDRKQRTLINFLVNSPYGIVFLESIDASSFVKTGEKLYELLDRYVERVGEQNVIQVISDNGSNFALAGQLLQRKRKHIYWTPCAAHCIDLMLEDIGKIPNIKKTIQRAIALVSFIYGHTGVINMMRDFTKNKELVKYRITRFATSFLTLQRLHCQKTNLRAMFTSERWVNSSWSKTSKGKSVAHFVLMTTFWNQVVYILKIMGPLVKVLRLADNEKNPAMRYIYEAMDRAKEAIVKAFDGNSAKYKDIFKIINERWSCQLHHPLHAVRHYLNPEYFYQNPTIENCKEVTDGLYACIEKLVPSIEVQDKIISEIPLYTRAEQQFGLPIAKKIKNDKIYWLWNLYGNSAPHLQKLAIRILGLTAFSAGCERGDVARASGSEDMLTYTRRQKRQSEVIINASSSRAPRADVVENESDFNDLDEEEIEGYMSSDTDEGHPSEENYIEEYDYISD